CGCATTCACGCTGACCGTGAACGGCACCGGGTTTGTTTCGGGCGCGGTGGTGGAGTGGAACGGCAATGCCCGCACCACTACGTTTGTATCGAGCGAAAAGCTGACTGCTTCTATTCTGGCTACCGATGTGGCCACGACCGGAACCGCCGCGGTAACCGTCTCGAATCCTGCGCCCGGCGGCGGCCTGTCGAATGTGGCGTATTTCGCCGTTGTCAAAGCCGGCTTCACCGCAGCCTACGGCAAGCTGGATTACGCCACCGACACTACTCCTCAGGCGGTTGCGGCCGGAGATTTTAACGGCGACGGCAAAATGGACCTGGCCGTGGCCACCGGCAACAACAGCGTGTCCATGTTGCTGGGTTCCGGCACAGGCACCTTTCCCACCCATGTGGAATATCCGGTTCCGGGACATCCCATCGCGATCGCCACCGGCGATTTCAACGGCGACGGCAAAGTTGACGTCGCGACCGTAGACGAATTTCAGAGCGAAATCACCGTGCTTCTGGGCAACGGCGACGGCACCCTCCAAACCCATGTGGAGTATCCCACCGGCACTCATCCTGTGGCGCTGGCTACGGCGGATGTGAACGGCGACGGCCATCTGGACATCATCGTCTGCGATCTGAACGACAACAAGGTTGCGGTTCTGCTGGGCAATGGCGATGGCACCTTCAAAGCGCACGTGGATTACGCCACGGGCAATGGTCCGAGCAGCGTGGCGATTGGCGATTTCAACGACGATGGCAAACTTGACCTGGCGGTAGCCAACAATACCGACGCGACCGTCTCCATCCTTTTGGGTAATGGCGATGGAACTTTCCAGGGACCGATTCCGTTCCCGACCGCGGTCGGCGCTAACAGCGTGGCCATCGGCGATTTCAGTGGCGACGGCAAACTGGATGTCGCTGTCGGCACTTCGAACAAGCAAGTCTCCATCCTGCTGGGCAATGGCGATGGAACCTTGCAGAATCATAAAGAGTATGCGATTGGCGCCAATGCGGTCATGGTAGCCGCGGCGGACATGAACGCCGACGGCAAGTTGGACCTCGTCACCGCCAACTATAACGACAATACCGTGTCGCTTCTGATTGGCAACGGCGACGGCACCTTCAAAGGCGAGTCAGTTTATCCCACCAATTCCGGGCCGAACTCACTCGCAATCGCGGACTTCGACGGCAGCGGCAAGCTCGAAATCGCAGCCACCAATCTCAATGGGAACGTGGTTTCGGCGCTGACGGCCAACGTCATCTCGCTGACTCCCAGCGTGCTCGCCTACGGAACGCAGACTTCCGGCATTAAGAGCTCGGCTAAGG
Above is a window of Candidatus Sulfotelmatobacter sp. DNA encoding:
- a CDS encoding FG-GAP-like repeat-containing protein, whose product is MTSCQQSAASLPEKSISHRLNIYLKLTMMVMLVLAVGSSAALAGNALPLINAPLVPAQKTPGAAAFTLTVNGTGFVSGAVVEWNGNARTTTFVSSEKLTASILATDVATTGTAAVTVSNPAPGGGLSNVAYFAVVKAGFTAAYGKLDYATDTTPQAVAAGDFNGDGKMDLAVATGNNSVSMLLGSGTGTFPTHVEYPVPGHPIAIATGDFNGDGKVDVATVDEFQSEITVLLGNGDGTLQTHVEYPTGTHPVALATADVNGDGHLDIIVCDLNDNKVAVLLGNGDGTFKAHVDYATGNGPSSVAIGDFNDDGKLDLAVANNTDATVSILLGNGDGTFQGPIPFPTAVGANSVAIGDFSGDGKLDVAVGTSNKQVSILLGNGDGTLQNHKEYAIGANAVMVAAADMNADGKLDLVTANYNDNTVSLLIGNGDGTFKGESVYPTNSGPNSLAIADFDGSGKLEIAATNLNGNVVSALTANVISLTPSVLAYGTQTSGIKSSAKVVTLKNGGSTAYTTITPTWVGAYPTDFSQTTTCGATVAAGATCTYSVYFDPTASEAANAQMQFKSSNGSIIAVQGVGQGNIPIYLAPRTITFAGYQLVGTKSAGRVDTFTNKSGVNIYFTNIDLEGQNQSDFSFTSTCAGGGPPFNYTVPLLPSASCTSTIYYSPTASEQDHVTQVYYGNLTLGKQGLLISGTGTVVSITPTSLNFGDQKVGTTSAAKTITFKNTGSTPLNISSVSWSGQNDFAQTNTCQPSVPANSSCTFSVTFKPTVTGALSATLLIGDPDLTGPQSVTVTGTGD